A region of Deinococcus rubellus DNA encodes the following proteins:
- the trpE gene encoding anthranilate synthase component I: MTLTQPQIQPPATFTEVRELNADLDTPVSAYLKVTGGAKKLSFLLESVEGGERQARYSFIGVGEVGRFTLRGTTATLSGILGNETMETADPLALLYSRVLRPVTLPTEKFSGLPPFFGGAVGYAAYDIIRVYEQLPDANPDELNVPDALFIVPEGLVIFDHLRHRLYAVAISEAEAEAGRIVDALETDLRGPLPDVPGREKAEPMTFKSNFTPGGYQNAVKRCIGYIHAGDIFQVVPSQRFSADLTVEPFALYRALRGINPSPYLGFLNLGEVTLVASSPESLLRSDGHSIVTRPIAGTRPRGQTPEEDAALAAELLADEKERAEHLMLVDLGRNDIGRVAEYGSVTVEDAFSIERYSHVMHIVSGVRGILRKGQTPLNALASALPMGTVSGAPKIRAMEIIDEVESVRRGPYGGSFGYIAFDGSLDMALTLRTMVITNGKLHIQAGAGIVADSDPVAEELETRSKAAALMRAAERAAGGL, translated from the coding sequence ATGACCCTCACCCAGCCGCAGATTCAGCCCCCAGCAACCTTTACCGAAGTGCGCGAACTCAACGCCGATCTCGACACGCCGGTCAGCGCCTACCTGAAAGTCACCGGCGGCGCAAAGAAGCTCAGCTTTCTGCTGGAGAGCGTGGAGGGCGGCGAGCGGCAGGCCCGCTACTCGTTTATCGGGGTGGGCGAGGTGGGGCGCTTCACCCTGCGTGGGACAACGGCGACGCTCAGCGGGATCTTAGGGAATGAAACAATGGAGACGGCGGACCCGCTCGCCCTGCTCTACAGCCGGGTGCTGCGGCCCGTGACGTTGCCCACCGAGAAGTTCAGCGGCCTGCCGCCCTTCTTCGGCGGCGCAGTGGGCTACGCGGCCTACGACATCATCCGGGTCTATGAGCAGTTGCCCGACGCCAATCCCGACGAGCTGAACGTTCCGGACGCCCTGTTCATCGTGCCGGAAGGTCTGGTCATCTTCGATCACCTGCGCCACCGGCTCTACGCGGTGGCCATCTCCGAGGCCGAGGCCGAGGCCGGGCGCATCGTGGACGCCCTGGAAACCGATCTGCGCGGGCCGCTGCCGGATGTGCCGGGCCGTGAGAAAGCCGAGCCGATGACCTTCAAGAGCAACTTCACACCCGGGGGCTACCAGAACGCGGTGAAGCGCTGCATCGGGTACATCCATGCCGGGGACATCTTCCAGGTGGTGCCGTCTCAGCGCTTCTCCGCCGACCTGACGGTGGAACCGTTCGCGCTCTACCGTGCCCTGCGCGGCATCAACCCCAGCCCGTACCTGGGTTTTCTGAATCTGGGCGAGGTGACGCTGGTGGCCAGCAGCCCGGAGAGCCTGCTGCGAAGCGACGGCCACAGCATCGTGACCCGCCCGATTGCCGGGACCCGGCCACGCGGTCAGACACCCGAGGAGGACGCCGCGCTGGCCGCCGAATTGCTGGCCGACGAGAAGGAGCGGGCCGAGCACCTGATGCTGGTCGATCTGGGCCGCAACGACATCGGGCGGGTGGCCGAGTACGGCAGCGTGACGGTGGAGGACGCCTTTTCCATCGAGCGCTACAGCCACGTGATGCACATCGTCAGCGGGGTGCGCGGCATTCTGCGCAAAGGTCAGACGCCGCTCAACGCCCTGGCCAGCGCCCTGCCGATGGGCACGGTGTCGGGCGCACCCAAGATCCGGGCGATGGAGATCATCGACGAGGTGGAATCGGTGCGGCGGGGGCCCTACGGGGGCAGTTTCGGCTACATCGCCTTCGACGGCAGCCTCGACATGGCCCTGACCCTGCGGACCATGGTCATCACGAACGGCAAACTCCATATTCAGGCCGGGGCGGGCATCGTGGCCGACTCCGACCCAGTGGCCGAAGAACTGGAAACGAGAAGCAAGGCGGCGGCGCTGATGCGGGCGGCGGAAAGGGCGGCGGGAGGACTGTGA
- a CDS encoding anthranilate synthase component II, whose translation MTQPASALPKIHILIIDNYDSFTYNLVQYFGEQGCELTVWRNDAFTLDDVAKLNPDAIVVSPGPCTPLEAGLSVDVIRAFAPKYPLLGVCLGHQSIGEAFGATVKRAPIPVHGKTSRVSHDGQHLFAGIEGEACVTRYHSLIVEDLPPELLATAWTTDQTPAGEYRALMALRHRDYPVFGVQFHPESIATEDGKIMIRNFLNEVRLNEVRQHQAGRA comes from the coding sequence ATGACCCAGCCAGCAAGCGCCCTGCCCAAAATCCACATCCTCATCATTGACAACTATGACTCGTTCACCTACAACCTCGTGCAGTATTTTGGCGAGCAGGGCTGCGAACTGACCGTCTGGCGCAACGACGCCTTCACGCTGGACGACGTAGCGAAGCTGAATCCCGACGCCATCGTGGTGTCGCCCGGCCCCTGCACGCCGCTGGAAGCCGGGCTGAGCGTGGACGTGATTCGGGCCTTTGCGCCGAAATATCCGCTGCTGGGCGTCTGCCTGGGCCACCAGAGCATCGGCGAGGCCTTCGGGGCGACGGTCAAACGCGCGCCGATTCCAGTACACGGCAAGACCAGCCGGGTCTCGCACGATGGTCAGCACCTGTTTGCAGGCATTGAGGGCGAGGCATGCGTGACCCGCTACCACAGCCTGATCGTTGAAGATTTGCCGCCGGAACTGCTGGCGACGGCCTGGACCACCGATCAGACCCCGGCGGGCGAGTACCGCGCGCTAATGGCCCTGCGTCACCGCGACTACCCGGTGTTCGGCGTGCAGTTTCACCCGGAGAGCATCGCCACCGAGGACGGCAAGATCATGATTCGCAACTTTTTGAATGAGGTCCGGCTGAATGAAGTTCGGCAACATCAGGCAGGCCGCGCATGA
- a CDS encoding phage holin family protein: MLNALLKFVISAAALYLVTRLYGGVSFEPGSTWISVLIAALVMGVVNAVLRPILLLLSLPINVLTLGLFTLVVNALMLMLVASLTALNVSGFGGAFVGAIILTVLNWLIDLVLPQELDR; encoded by the coding sequence ATGCTCAATGCCCTCCTGAAATTCGTCATCAGTGCGGCGGCGCTCTACCTCGTCACCCGGCTCTACGGCGGCGTGTCGTTCGAGCCGGGCAGCACCTGGATCAGCGTCCTGATCGCCGCGCTGGTCATGGGCGTCGTGAATGCCGTTCTCCGGCCCATTCTGCTGCTGCTCTCGCTACCGATCAACGTGCTGACGCTGGGCCTGTTCACCCTGGTGGTCAATGCCCTGATGCTGATGCTGGTGGCGTCGCTCACGGCGCTCAACGTGTCGGGGTTCGGCGGCGCGTTCGTGGGGGCCATCATCCTGACGGTCCTCAACTGGCTGATCGATCTGGTGTTGCCGCAAGAGCTGGACCGCTGA
- the panC gene encoding pantoate--beta-alanine ligase — translation MQLVHTPAELRAALGPGGSPSLGLVPTMGHLHDGHAHLIRRARAENDRVVLSLFVNPLQFGPSEDFAAYPRDLPHDAAFAERAGVDVLFAPDTDQMYPPGFATRVSVAGVSEGFDGASRPGHFSGVATVVLKLFNLVQPTRAYFGEKDWQQLMVVRRMVRDLDLLLEIVGVPTVRSSLPGEEGLALSSRNSYFTPPQRARAAVLARALGAAQQCYAAGERRPDGLLAAARAVLVSEPDLTLDYLGLVDGDMRDIEQLDNGGVSIPRRSDAPLPADAPTQARLLVAAHLFGVRLIDNLPLTVPATAPAAVDYAEKVQ, via the coding sequence ATGCAACTTGTCCACACGCCCGCTGAGCTGCGGGCCGCACTGGGGCCGGGCGGCAGCCCATCCCTGGGGCTGGTTCCGACGATGGGCCACCTTCACGACGGCCACGCCCACCTGATCCGCCGCGCCCGCGCCGAGAACGACCGGGTGGTGCTGAGCCTCTTCGTCAACCCGCTGCAATTCGGCCCCAGCGAGGACTTTGCCGCTTACCCACGCGACCTACCGCACGACGCGGCTTTTGCCGAGCGGGCTGGCGTGGACGTGCTGTTTGCGCCGGACACCGACCAGATGTACCCGCCGGGATTCGCCACGCGGGTCAGCGTCGCGGGCGTCTCGGAGGGTTTCGACGGTGCGTCGCGGCCCGGGCACTTCAGCGGAGTGGCGACAGTGGTGCTCAAATTGTTCAACCTGGTGCAGCCGACGCGGGCGTATTTCGGTGAGAAGGACTGGCAGCAACTGATGGTGGTGCGCCGGATGGTACGCGACCTTGATTTGCTGCTCGAAATCGTGGGTGTGCCGACGGTGCGCTCGTCGCTGCCCGGCGAGGAAGGCCTGGCACTGAGCAGCCGCAACAGCTACTTCACGCCGCCGCAGCGGGCACGTGCTGCCGTGCTCGCCCGCGCCCTGGGGGCGGCCCAGCAGTGCTATGCGGCGGGCGAGCGCCGCCCGGACGGGCTGCTGGCGGCGGCCCGCGCGGTGCTGGTCAGCGAGCCGGATCTGACCCTCGATTACCTGGGGCTGGTGGACGGTGACATGCGTGACATAGAACAGCTCGATAATGGGGGTGTGTCTATCCCGCGCCGCTCTGATGCTCCCCTGCCTGCCGACGCGCCGACGCAGGCCCGCCTGCTGGTGGCGGCCCACCTGTTCGGCGTGCGCCTGATCGACAATCTGCCGCTGACCGTGCCAGCCACTGCGCCCGCTGCGGTGGACTATGCGGAGAAGGTTCAGTGA
- a CDS encoding alpha/beta hydrolase: MSKQHTLGLWLTVAALGLSVTLGQAGAQTSTTNTGSAVTVATPSAVSSTQPALSPALDAERRFFELPGFGRVAYYADTRGTGRPLLLTTSINAAASAYEMKPIFDTYAGSRPIYVLEWPGFGSSARPDVTYTPELMTSALTNLVAEIGQDVDVVSLSLGSEFAARAALAEPRIKSLALISPSGLGSARGGTQRARDEDGGQKLYQRLRTFGTPLYALIKSQPSILYFLKQSFVGPVDSGLFNYSRESANQLGGKYAPLFFISGRLFTPDAFDTLYSKLSIPVLVLYDKDNYVNFNRLPDFTAKSNVSAVRIVPSQGLPQFEKLPEVKVALDGFWQSMGLQGK, translated from the coding sequence ATGAGCAAACAACATACCCTCGGATTGTGGCTGACGGTCGCGGCCCTGGGCCTCAGCGTCACGCTGGGGCAGGCGGGCGCGCAGACCAGCACAACAAACACTGGAAGCGCTGTCACCGTCGCTACGCCCTCCGCCGTCAGCAGCACCCAACCGGCCCTGTCGCCCGCATTGGACGCCGAGCGGCGCTTCTTTGAGCTGCCCGGCTTCGGCAGGGTGGCCTACTATGCCGACACACGCGGCACGGGCCGCCCGCTGCTGCTGACCACCAGCATCAACGCCGCCGCCAGTGCCTACGAGATGAAACCCATTTTCGACACCTACGCGGGAAGTAGGCCCATCTACGTGCTGGAATGGCCCGGCTTTGGCAGCTCGGCGCGGCCTGACGTGACCTACACCCCCGAACTGATGACCAGCGCCCTGACCAACCTGGTCGCCGAGATCGGGCAGGACGTGGACGTGGTGTCGCTCTCGCTCGGCTCGGAGTTCGCGGCGCGGGCGGCCCTCGCTGAGCCGCGCATCAAGTCGCTGGCCCTGATCTCCCCTTCCGGCCTGGGCAGCGCACGCGGCGGCACCCAGCGCGCACGCGACGAGGACGGTGGCCAGAAACTCTACCAGCGCCTGCGGACTTTCGGCACGCCGCTCTACGCCCTGATCAAGAGCCAGCCGAGCATTCTGTATTTCCTGAAGCAGAGCTTCGTTGGCCCGGTTGATTCGGGTCTCTTCAATTACAGCCGCGAGAGTGCCAACCAGCTGGGCGGCAAGTACGCGCCGCTATTCTTCATCAGTGGCCGTCTGTTCACGCCCGACGCCTTCGACACTCTTTACAGCAAGCTCAGCATCCCAGTGCTGGTCCTCTACGACAAAGACAATTACGTGAACTTTAACCGCCTGCCGGACTTCACCGCCAAGAGCAACGTGAGCGCCGTGCGCATCGTGCCGAGCCAAGGCCTGCCGCAGTTCGAGAAACTGCCAGAAGTGAAGGTGGCGCTCGACGGGTTCTGGCAGAGCATGGGGCTACAAGGCAAATAA
- the trpD gene encoding anthranilate phosphoribosyltransferase, with protein MIHARLMNGERLSQLEASAFMDEVMNGNISATRLSAALAALRVRGETPEEIAGFAQSMRRHAVRVPVTPREVLLDTAGTGGDGANTFNISTTAAFVIAAGGVHVAKHGNRAASARAGSADVLEALGVNLDAPPERAASAIDELGVGFMFARNYHPALRHAAPVRTELASRTAFNVLGPISNPAGATHQVVGVYSPALTRTLAEVLRLLGSAAALVVSGEGLDELTVSGPTRVSELRAGEISDYTLTPADVGLGEHPISALTGGDAFENAAITRSVLQGGGTAAQRDVVALNAGAGLYLAGRAADLRGGAELAGQILRGGAAWDLLERYAAYTHH; from the coding sequence ATGATCCACGCCCGCTTGATGAACGGCGAGCGCCTCAGCCAGTTGGAGGCGTCTGCCTTCATGGACGAGGTGATGAACGGCAATATCAGCGCCACACGGCTCTCGGCGGCGCTGGCAGCTTTACGGGTGCGCGGCGAGACGCCCGAGGAGATCGCAGGCTTTGCCCAGTCGATGCGCCGCCACGCCGTGCGGGTGCCGGTGACGCCGCGCGAGGTGCTGCTCGATACGGCGGGCACTGGCGGCGACGGAGCCAACACCTTCAACATCTCCACCACCGCCGCCTTCGTGATCGCGGCGGGCGGGGTGCATGTCGCCAAGCACGGCAACCGCGCCGCCAGCGCCCGCGCCGGGAGTGCCGACGTGCTCGAAGCGCTGGGCGTCAACCTCGACGCGCCGCCGGAGCGGGCCGCCAGCGCCATCGACGAACTCGGCGTGGGCTTCATGTTCGCCCGCAACTACCACCCGGCGCTGAGGCACGCCGCACCCGTGCGCACCGAGCTGGCCTCGCGCACCGCCTTCAACGTGCTCGGCCCGATCAGCAACCCCGCCGGGGCAACCCATCAGGTGGTGGGCGTCTACAGCCCGGCTTTGACCCGCACACTGGCCGAGGTGCTGCGGCTGCTGGGCAGTGCGGCGGCGCTGGTCGTGTCAGGCGAGGGGCTGGACGAACTGACGGTCAGCGGCCCCACCCGCGTCAGCGAGCTGCGGGCAGGCGAGATCAGCGACTACACCCTGACCCCGGCGGACGTGGGTCTGGGCGAGCACCCCATCTCGGCACTGACCGGCGGCGACGCCTTCGAGAACGCCGCCATCACGCGCTCGGTGTTGCAGGGCGGCGGCACAGCGGCGCAGCGCGACGTGGTGGCCCTCAACGCCGGAGCCGGGCTGTACCTGGCGGGCCGGGCGGCAGATTTGCGCGGCGGCGCTGAGCTGGCGGGCCAGATTCTGCGCGGCGGCGCAGCCTGGGACCTGCTGGAGCGCTACGCGGCCTACACCCACCACTGA